In Fusarium fujikuroi IMI 58289 draft genome, chromosome FFUJ_chr02, the genomic stretch TCCTGATGCCGGCAACCGCCTACTGGCGGTCGCCTTTCATAGGTCATTCAATACTATGCAGGTGAGTCAAGTTCGCTTGTTTCTTAATAATCGTCATACTAACTGCTCAGGAATCCCTTGTTATCCCTAGGCCTAGAGATACAGGACTCAGGAGACGTCTTGCCAAAACGTTCATGGACATGTCACTTGCTTATCGAGATATGAGAATCGATATCACCATCACTCGCTTCCGCCCGAATGACGTGCGAGAGCTTCGTAATTCAGTGCAGGGCGTGGTTAGGGCCCTTCTCACCATGAACACTGATACGGACCTTTTCGAGGACTGGTCTGACACTCTTGAGATCACTGTTGCAGATGACGCGGGAAGTGAGTCCGAGGTCGAAGATTCTGGCCGTAAGGTGGCTCGGGCTCTGTCAGCTCCTACTAGGGAAGTCATTGATTGTATGTCAGAAGGTGTGAAGACATGTCATGCTGCACTCATGGATATGACAGGCTGGCGAAAGCACTTTGGTCCCTCTAAGGACGTTTCTTCTGACCTCGTTCCTGTTCAATTGCGCATGCAAAACAGCCTTGCGGCCTTCGATACTGCGGAAGATCATCTCCTGAGATCTAACGACAGACCCGAAACATACGCCGATCACGGACAGGCCGTTGAATTCCTCGTGTTCGCGAGACATGTCCGCGAAACAGCAGGGACTGTTGTCAACCTCATGACCATAGTTCAGGATATGTATACCAGCTCTAAAAGCATACGCGTCAACCTTCCTGTGTATCCTTTCGGGAAAGCTCTATACAGAACCAACGCGCAGGTCAGACACGACCGTGGGGGCGTCACCGCCGGAATGTATCGAGCGACATTTGCAGAGATTGCAAAATTGATAGAAACGACAAGATCATCTGAGAAGCATCATCCTCGTGATAACTACGAGGCGGTCACTGAACCAGAAGATTGTACAGTGATCGAGTCAATCATTCATGGCAGTCCCGCGGTGCATAAAGACAGGTTGAGTTATAAGTTATGGAAACTTCTGCGCCGTTGCCAGGGGTTTGAAACAAAGTATGCAACCAAGgttgtccttctcctttcAGCTCTATCTCTTCCTTGTTGTTTTGAAAGCGCCTATTTCTGGAGGACGCTTTATGATGCATGGTGGGCTGTCGCTGTGGGATGGATCATGATCCACCCTCGCATAGGGGGCAACATTCAGGACTTTTTCACTCGTGCTTTTGCAGCCGTTCTCGGTGCTGCGTGGAGTGGTGCAGCACATGCAGCGAGTGGTGGGAACCCATATATTCTGGCAGTCTTCGCTGCTATATACATGATTCCTATGATATACCGCTTCACTCAGAGCACTCATCCGGTACGCTTAATCTTTGGGTTTCAGGGCATTGCTAACTTGAATGAAGCGATCCGGTCTTGTTGGCTGTCTATCTTTCGCCGTCATATCTCTCACTTTGCGAGACGCCAGTCTTGGACCTTCTGTTGCACTGCAGGGTGTTTACAAGGGTCTGGTATTTCTTGTCGGCACTATAGCACCCATCATTGTGAATTGGATGCTTTGGCCCTTTATCGCTCGACACGAACTACGGATCGCACTATCATCAATGATTTTATACATGAGTATAATGTACAGAAGTATGTCTGTTATCTTTTCTCTGAGACTCTGCTGACCGTCAGATGTTGTTGCAAACTATGTTTACTTCGATGAGGGTAAGGATCCGACCCCTGAGACTATCAGACGATCCGAGATGCTCGAAAGTCGGATGCGTGAAGGGTTTGTCAGAATCCGACAACTCCTTGTCATGTCGCGTCACGAAATTCGCCTTCGGGGTCCTTTTGATCCAATTCCCTACTCGTGTCTCGCTGCCTCATGTGAGCGATTCTTTGAGTATCTCATCGCTGTTCGCCAGTCCGCTCTCTTTTACAACCCAAACTACATCCGCGATAATCCCGTGGCTGCTGAACACCTACATAGCTACCGGCGTGATGCAGTGGCCGCTATCCTCGGGAACTTGTACATCCTCGCCGTAGCATTGCGATCAGAGCGCAAAGTTCCTGTAAGTATGAAAGCTCACATGTGATGGCTCCCGCTAACAACCACGAAGCGCTATCTACCGAGTgctgcagcagcaagaaagaAGCTCCTTCACCGAACCGCCGAACTGGCCAGGGAAATGGAGGAAGATACTGAGGGGTATGAGCTTGAGCGGCAGAAGACGTGGAGtgatatatatagctactcATACAATGCAAGTCTTACTGGCTGTGTGGCCCAGTTGGAAGAGTTGGAGCGGTTCACAAAGCTCATAGTAGGAGAAAAGAAGTGAGTCATTATCCACATTCACAGAATCACTGTTAACAGGAGCAGGTTCGAGCGCCCCGCAAAACCCAtagaagaggacgatgaagataCTGATGTATCGCCTGAGCGGCTTTGATTGATCCTATAGTGATCTTATCCTAtccatgcaatgcaatgttAAACCAGTTCCGCTAATCAAACATATGCGCCGTTGGTCATTTCGTTCAAGATGTCCCTCGTGATAAGTTTCCCTTTTAATAACGCCTTGTCGCTAATCCTGGCCGTTTTTGGTGAGCGCCTGCGGTTCTCCTTTCCAGAAGCTTTCTTCCGTGGCGATTTAATCCTTTGTGTAGGGCCTGTAGCTGTGATCTGTGTACCAAAGTCCTCAAAATAATGATTCTCAAGCGCATTGGCAGGCATCTCGTAAATCCAATTCCGGTCCTCCATTAAAGATATGAATCGGCTTAGCATACtgtcgctgccgctgccCTTCAGTGTCGATTTGCTCCCAACAACGAGGAGCTTCGTTTTGGCTCGTGTGAAAGCAACGTTGATTCGTCTCCAATCCTTCAGCAGGTCTCCAATATTGCACGCTTCATTGCTTCGCACGAGACTGAGGACTATCACCTCCTTATCTCGTCCTTGGAAACGATCTGTTGTATGCATCTCTACTCCGGAgaacatcttgagcttgtctttGAGCATAAAAAGCTGTGCTCGGTAGTGTGTCATCACACCAATTTCAGAAGCTGGAATTCCAACTGTCAAAAGGCTGTCAACGAGCTGAGAAACGATGCGGACTTCAGCTGAGTTGACGATTCGTTTGCCCTGAGCTTCTTCACGAACCGGAGGTTGGATTGTGTCAGTGTTAATGAAACGCACGCGTGTCTCGCTATCGAGAAGGTCATATAGCCAGCATCGATTCGGACCGGGGGCAGTGCAGAATGACCGGGGAGTTGCTGCATTGATGGTCGATGCATCGTAGTGTCGCTGCATGAGAGCCTCCATTCGTGGAACTTCAAGTTTCCGCCTTCGAAGCTGCTCTGTACCACACCGAAGCCTTCCATTATATATGAGAGTGTTGCTCAGAGCCATGATATCCTCACACATACGATACTGATGCTCCAGGTTGACGACCGATTCGGGGTGAGTATCGGATAAGAGTTTGAACAGGCTGACATCGAGACCGCCTTCACGTGCTTCTTCGTTCTTTACCACGGGAGGGAGCTGATTATGGTCACCAACAAGGACAAAAGTGCGAGCCATTCTGATCGGACCAGCGCAGATGGGCAGGGTAATTTGCGATGCCTCGTCCACGATACAGTAATCAAAGGAACGTTCATGGAAGACGGAATGGTTGATACCAAGACATGTCGTTGCGACGATTGGTGTCCCGTGCCATGCATTTTTTATCTCATCGAACGACTTCATTGGGTGGCCTGCAAGAATAGCGAAGTCCTGGACGTCGGGGTGCACTTTAGCGGGGGCACCGAGACGAAGGATAGGTATCTTGTCAGCCTTGAGCTTTAGCAGAATGTTGTCCACAGCAGTGTGTGTATGCGAGGTCAGAAGTACACTCTTCCCCTGAGATGTTAAAGCGCGGATGATATGAGcaattgttgttgtttttccAGTACCAGGCATTCCAAGAACAAGTGCGTAGTCTTGAGCACTCATGACTTTTTCGATGGCTCGATGTTGATC encodes the following:
- a CDS encoding related to BRE4 Protein involved in endocytosis produces the protein MERGRQRTRITEPPQNATQTDAEPSADDSPSLSPTGLDVRFTLDHEPPRGRSMSPARAYLARPSLDSRRSPSVMSIMQIDQIISDDRMNMETYGVAEMRDGFFDALFLKPDPIDPDEVVERSKAALPKEFEKSHPLSAKHFLPRQLHEFKSVTRKVATTRAGIQLLKSFLAFFIAYILCLIQPIHDWLGYNDYIMVVSTIINHPGRNLGSQVDGTVGTIIGTAAGLAWGYVAILISESTNDALKAYGWILIVVSAVFFAGIALIRSIFIRLYQTVLCAGIALAFTTLGLTDGDAFTWHKPLQYGIPWLLGQAIALAVNCLVFPDAGNRLLAVAFHRSFNTMQESLVIPRPRDTGLRRRLAKTFMDMSLAYRDMRIDITITRFRPNDVRELRNSVQGVVRALLTMNTDTDLFEDWSDTLEITVADDAGSESEVEDSGRKVARALSAPTREVIDCWRKHFGPSKDVSSDLVPVQLRMQNSLAAFDTAEDHLLRSNDRPETYADHGQAVEFLVFARHVRETAGTVVNLMTIVQDMYTSSKSIRVNLPVYPFGKALYRTNAQVRHDRGGVTAGMYRATFAEIAKLIETTRSSEKHHPRDNYEAVTEPEDCTVIESIIHGSPAVHKDRLSYKLWKLLRRCQGFETKYATKVVLLLSALSLPCCFESAYFWRTLYDAWWAVAVGWIMIHPRIGGNIQDFFTRAFAAVLGAAWSGAAHAASGGNPYILAVFAAIYMIPMIYRFTQSTHPRSGLVGCLSFAVISLTLRDASLGPSVALQGVYKGLVFLVGTIAPIIVNWMLWPFIARHELRIALSSMILYMSIMYRNVVANYVYFDEGKDPTPETIRRSEMLESRMREGFVRIRQLLVMSRHEIRLRGPFDPIPYSCLAASCERFFEYLIAVRQSALFYNPNYIRDNPVAAEHLHSYRRDAVAAILGNLYILAVALRSERKVPRYLPSAAAARKKLLHRTAELAREMEEDTEGYELERQKTWSDIYSYSYNASLTGCVAQLEELERFTKLIVGEKKFERPAKPIEEDDEDTDVSPERL